One Choloepus didactylus isolate mChoDid1 chromosome 8, mChoDid1.pri, whole genome shotgun sequence DNA window includes the following coding sequences:
- the ATP5MC2 gene encoding ATP synthase F(0) complex subunit C2, mitochondrial: protein LSLVEQLAGPGRTCAKLSLSLSQPPSLLCLLCTGSSSPAAAPHPPKMYVCTKFVSSPSLVRNTSQLLSRPLSVVLLKRPETLTDESLSSLAVPRPLTSLISSRSFQTSTISRDIDTAAKFIGAGAATVGVAGSGAGIGTVFGSLIIGYARNPSLKQQLFSYAILGFALSEAMGLFCLMVAFLILFAM from the exons CTATCCTTGGTGGAGCAACTCGCTGGCCCCGGCCGCACATGCGCCAAGCTGTCTCTCTCGCTATCCCAGCCCCcctcccttctctgtctcctctgcacTGGGAGCAG CTCTCCTGCCGCAGCCCCTCACCCCCCGAAAATGTATGTCTGTACCAAGTTCGTCTCCTCTCCTTCTCTG GTCAGGAACACCTCTCAGCTGCTGAGCCGACCATTGTCGGTAGTGTTGCTGAAACGGCCTGAGACACTGACAGATGAG AGCCTCAGTAGCTTGGCAGTCCCGCGTCCCCTGACCTCACTTATTTCCAGTCGCAGCTTCCAAACCAGCACCATCTCAAGGGACATCGACACAGCAGCCAAGTTCATTGGGGCTGGGGCCGCCACAGTCGGGGTGGCTGGCTCTGGGGCTGGGATTGGAACTGTGTTTGGGAGTCTCATCATTGGTTATGCCAG gAACCCTTCTCTGAAGCAACAGCTCTTCTCCTACGCCATTCTGGGCTTTGCCCTCTCGGAGGCCATGGGGCTCTTTTGCCTGATGGTGGCCTTTCTCATCCTCTTCGCCATGTGA